In Nakamurella antarctica, the following are encoded in one genomic region:
- a CDS encoding CDP-alcohol phosphatidyltransferase family protein, translating to MRVRVMVGTAADSADKLSYSAAVRQLAHAQKPGLGVPAYTRWVNRRMAKYVAALAYRWGLTPNMVSVISAAISAVGITVLVLIRPTWWSGVAAAVLFAFGYLLDSADGQVARLTGRSGPAGEWVDHVVDAIRIPAIHLAVMVGIFRSAGLPDWTLVLPILYCLQAVGLFMSQILAEQLSKFHGLAVTAPGTGRRQSFVLIPTDTGTFCWLFVAWGNPQLFLWLYAAMLVVNSAHAAISMRRKYKKLLQIGSPTAG from the coding sequence ATGCGAGTGCGTGTAATGGTGGGGACGGCCGCAGATTCCGCGGATAAATTGTCGTATTCAGCGGCCGTCAGACAGCTCGCCCATGCGCAAAAGCCGGGGCTGGGAGTTCCGGCGTACACGCGCTGGGTGAATAGGCGGATGGCAAAGTATGTCGCGGCCCTCGCCTACCGCTGGGGCTTGACACCCAATATGGTGAGCGTCATTAGCGCAGCGATATCAGCGGTCGGAATCACGGTTCTTGTGCTGATCCGGCCTACCTGGTGGAGCGGGGTGGCTGCCGCTGTGCTCTTCGCGTTCGGGTATCTTCTCGACTCTGCAGATGGTCAGGTAGCCCGCTTGACGGGTCGATCGGGTCCGGCGGGGGAATGGGTCGATCACGTGGTTGACGCGATCCGGATTCCAGCCATCCACCTCGCGGTCATGGTCGGAATCTTTCGGAGTGCAGGTCTGCCGGATTGGACGCTGGTGCTGCCGATTCTGTACTGCCTCCAAGCGGTAGGGCTGTTTATGAGTCAGATTTTGGCAGAGCAACTTTCAAAGTTCCATGGGCTCGCAGTGACCGCGCCGGGGACCGGGCGGCGCCAATCCTTCGTGCTGATCCCGACGGATACGGGAACTTTTTGCTGGCTGTTCGTGGCCTGGGGCAATCCACAGTTATTTCTCTGGCTCTACGCGGCGATGCTGGTTGTGAACTCCGCGCATGCAGCGATATCCATGCGACGCAAATACAAGAAATTGCTTCAAATAGGCAGTCCCACAGCCGGGTAA
- a CDS encoding glycosyltransferase family 2 protein — protein sequence MTAPVNPPLVSVIIATRGRPELLRVAVRAILAQDYEGPIELIVVYDNIEIDRLGDIEVPARRSLTTISNARTQGLAGGRNTGIEAAHGEYVAFCDDDDHWLAPKLSRQMAIWESDPHAALVGSGIRIHTEKGEHVRLPPRRVMFADLLKSRITELHPSGFLMRRSGLVSGYGLVDEELPASYGEDYDLLLRAARTGPVLSVTEPLVIVNWNRPSFFSGKWEGIAAGLTYLLNKFPEFETSPAGTSRIAGQIAFAHAALGNRPAAKKWARLAIGGDRRQLRAYAAYAVAARLAPAGLMVRLVNLRGRGL from the coding sequence GTGACTGCACCTGTTAACCCACCTCTGGTGAGCGTGATCATTGCTACTCGCGGGAGGCCCGAACTGTTGAGGGTGGCGGTGCGAGCCATTCTTGCCCAAGACTATGAGGGTCCTATCGAGTTGATCGTTGTGTACGACAACATTGAAATCGATCGGCTTGGCGATATCGAGGTTCCAGCGCGGCGGAGCCTGACCACGATCTCCAACGCCCGGACCCAGGGTCTGGCCGGTGGGCGTAATACCGGCATCGAAGCTGCTCACGGCGAATACGTAGCGTTTTGTGATGACGATGACCATTGGTTGGCCCCGAAGCTATCGCGGCAAATGGCCATCTGGGAATCTGACCCACACGCCGCCCTCGTCGGGTCCGGCATTCGGATCCACACCGAAAAAGGCGAGCATGTTCGCCTTCCGCCCCGTCGGGTGATGTTCGCCGACTTGCTCAAGTCCCGGATTACCGAACTGCACCCTTCCGGGTTTTTGATGCGACGGTCCGGCTTGGTTTCGGGGTACGGGTTGGTGGACGAGGAGTTGCCGGCGTCCTACGGCGAGGATTATGACCTCCTACTTAGGGCCGCTCGCACTGGTCCCGTGCTCAGTGTTACCGAGCCGCTGGTAATCGTTAACTGGAACCGGCCCTCCTTCTTCTCCGGCAAATGGGAGGGGATCGCCGCAGGGCTGACCTATCTCTTGAACAAGTTCCCAGAATTCGAGACCAGTCCCGCGGGCACCTCGAGGATCGCCGGCCAGATCGCCTTTGCACATGCAGCGCTGGGTAATCGACCGGCGGCGAAGAAATGGGCCAGACTGGCAATCGGTGGTGACCGACGTCAATTGCGCGCCTACGCTGCCTACGCGGTGGCGGCGCGTCTGGCTCCGGCGGGCCTGATGGTTCGACTCGTCAACCTTCGCGGCCGCGGACTGTAA
- a CDS encoding glycosyltransferase family 2 protein yields MPLLSVLLPVKNGDQTIEGAVRSTLRGMPKDSELVVFNDGSTDRTVSKLATIVDSRLRIDSSDESRGVAMGLNHLLEITDSKYVARMDADDYSLPWRFIQQLHALRSGTDVVFTHRVDWRPERKRVTPTAPLAISDRAFPYYLMLSNPVAHSTMAALRQTVVSVGGYRNVPSEDYDLWLRLAAARADLRRLALWGLAYRLHPSQITASTEWRHRSWSDPLIAEAFSLLSVQRLGEPSRRLVAIGADQATPQADLLRELGEFGRRFKAAIHHLERPERYLVKRKLAQRITDVTTAVMNRAAVL; encoded by the coding sequence ATGCCGCTTCTCAGCGTCCTATTGCCAGTAAAGAACGGCGACCAGACCATTGAAGGCGCCGTACGTTCCACGTTGCGCGGGATGCCCAAAGATTCGGAACTGGTCGTATTCAATGATGGCAGTACCGATAGAACTGTCAGCAAATTGGCTACCATCGTCGATTCCCGGCTCCGGATAGATAGTTCCGACGAATCTCGGGGCGTGGCTATGGGGTTGAATCATTTGCTGGAAATCACCGACAGTAAATATGTGGCCAGAATGGACGCTGACGACTACAGCCTGCCGTGGCGGTTCATCCAACAGCTCCACGCCTTGCGCTCTGGAACCGATGTGGTCTTTACCCACCGAGTTGACTGGCGACCCGAGCGAAAGCGTGTCACACCGACGGCCCCGCTCGCGATCAGCGACCGCGCTTTCCCGTACTACCTGATGTTGTCGAATCCGGTTGCTCATTCGACAATGGCCGCGTTGCGGCAAACGGTGGTCTCGGTGGGTGGCTACCGAAACGTACCCAGCGAAGACTACGATTTGTGGCTCCGCCTTGCCGCAGCCCGCGCGGACCTGCGAAGGCTTGCGTTGTGGGGTTTGGCCTATCGACTGCACCCGAGCCAGATCACCGCGTCGACCGAGTGGCGCCACAGGTCCTGGTCGGATCCCCTTATCGCAGAGGCTTTCTCGTTGCTCTCTGTACAAAGATTGGGGGAGCCCTCTCGCCGGTTGGTCGCTATCGGTGCGGACCAGGCGACACCACAGGCGGACCTGCTGCGCGAACTGGGGGAGTTCGGACGCCGATTCAAGGCGGCAATCCACCATCTTGAGCGTCCCGAACGCTACCTGGTGAAACGAAAACTTGCGCAAAGAATCACAGACGTTACGACGGCAGTAATGAATCGGGCTGCAGTTTTGTGA
- a CDS encoding O-antigen ligase family protein has translation MKPHTTTGPLARTVVGSENLGGTSFLDSPSHPRVFPTWPLALPLAGYPLWWVLGLGDMIWPVTAILMSFYLLRGRSVRVPRGLGIWLLFIICMVASVIEIDSFPRLIGFVYRAALYLAATVVFIYVYNARAAVTVQYAAGVLTSFWLVITAGGYLGVFAPLLSFKTPLAFILPQSLLTNDLVREMAFRRVTQFNPESYFMFDPRPSAPFLYTNAWGNAYSILTPIVIAYMFAVRGTWKFWWLLAALPLSLVPAFLTLNRGMFVGLGVAALYIAIRSVAVGRFRVISGLLGLGVLVGLAFLVLPISERLTQRLDTSSTTADRASLYGETLARSLESPIFGYGAPRPSVSAGIPSAGTQGQLWMVLFSHGFPAAAFFVGALIWAVVRTRRHHSGIGLAMNTAIVVSLVEIVFYGIIGTGLCIVMICAGVLIRPRIASANQLTKLQPDSLLPS, from the coding sequence GTGAAACCCCACACCACCACTGGCCCGCTGGCACGCACAGTCGTGGGCAGTGAAAACCTGGGCGGCACAAGTTTCCTCGATTCACCGTCCCACCCGCGTGTCTTTCCCACTTGGCCGCTCGCATTGCCCCTCGCCGGCTATCCACTGTGGTGGGTTCTCGGCCTTGGCGACATGATCTGGCCGGTGACGGCGATCCTGATGAGCTTTTATTTGCTCCGCGGCCGCTCCGTCCGGGTGCCTCGAGGACTCGGAATCTGGCTGCTGTTCATCATCTGCATGGTCGCCTCTGTCATCGAAATCGACAGCTTTCCCCGGCTGATCGGGTTCGTCTATCGTGCGGCGCTGTATCTGGCGGCCACCGTGGTTTTTATCTATGTCTACAACGCTCGCGCTGCTGTGACAGTTCAGTACGCAGCAGGTGTCTTAACCAGCTTTTGGCTGGTTATCACCGCGGGCGGATACCTGGGTGTGTTCGCGCCACTGTTGTCTTTCAAGACTCCCCTGGCATTCATTTTGCCGCAATCATTGCTGACCAACGACCTCGTGCGAGAAATGGCCTTCAGACGCGTCACGCAGTTCAACCCCGAGTCATATTTCATGTTCGACCCCCGACCCAGCGCCCCTTTCCTGTACACGAACGCATGGGGGAACGCCTACTCGATTCTGACGCCCATAGTCATTGCGTACATGTTTGCGGTCCGGGGTACGTGGAAATTCTGGTGGCTGCTCGCGGCACTCCCGCTTTCTTTGGTGCCAGCTTTCCTCACCCTGAACCGCGGCATGTTTGTCGGACTAGGGGTCGCGGCGCTCTACATTGCGATCCGCTCGGTTGCCGTGGGGAGATTTCGGGTCATCTCCGGGCTGCTAGGGCTGGGAGTTCTCGTCGGTCTGGCCTTCCTAGTGCTCCCAATTTCCGAGAGACTGACGCAACGGTTGGATACCAGCAGTACCACCGCCGATCGAGCCAGCCTGTACGGCGAAACTTTGGCACGGTCGCTGGAGTCCCCGATCTTCGGCTACGGAGCGCCCCGGCCGTCCGTATCCGCCGGCATCCCTTCGGCAGGGACGCAGGGACAATTGTGGATGGTCCTGTTCTCCCACGGATTTCCGGCCGCTGCGTTTTTTGTAGGGGCGTTAATCTGGGCCGTAGTCAGAACCCGCAGGCATCACAGCGGAATTGGGTTGGCAATGAACACCGCCATCGTCGTTTCGCTGGTGGAAATAGTCTTCTACGGCATCATCGGAACAGGGCTCTGCATTGTCATGATCTGCGCTGGCGTACTCATCCGCCCCCGCATCGCGAGCGCCAACCAGCTCACAAAACTGCAGCCCGATTCATTACTGCCGTCGTAA
- a CDS encoding WecB/TagA/CpsF family glycosyltransferase has protein sequence MHEKNKSVEVVGVRVDNFTMDQLVDQLLDWTTLPGLHIAVGVNAHVCNLAAKDQAFRDLVQASDLNYADGQSVVWAGRLLGGDVGERIATTDLVFPLVQQCAAHSKRIFLFGGKPGVAELAAARLQKFAPGLQCSTSDGYVSKENMPALIDKINNFGTDVLLVGLGDPLQQEWVANSRGQLLVPVALTCGGLFDWTSGHNKRAPRWMIAAGLEWLWRLALEPRRLAKRYVVGNPAFVFRLVKQILSKKFQD, from the coding sequence ATGCACGAGAAGAATAAATCTGTTGAAGTAGTCGGAGTCCGAGTGGACAACTTCACCATGGATCAACTAGTCGACCAGCTGTTGGATTGGACAACGCTGCCGGGTCTCCATATTGCTGTGGGCGTCAACGCGCACGTGTGTAACCTAGCCGCAAAGGATCAAGCCTTTAGGGACCTTGTCCAGGCCTCAGATCTCAATTACGCAGATGGGCAATCGGTGGTGTGGGCAGGTCGCTTGTTGGGCGGCGATGTTGGCGAAAGAATCGCTACCACTGATCTCGTATTTCCGTTAGTCCAACAATGCGCCGCACACAGCAAACGTATTTTTCTTTTCGGCGGCAAGCCGGGGGTAGCAGAACTAGCTGCAGCACGATTGCAAAAATTTGCCCCCGGCCTTCAATGCAGCACTTCGGATGGCTACGTCAGTAAAGAAAACATGCCAGCCCTGATCGACAAGATCAATAATTTCGGCACCGACGTTTTGTTGGTGGGTCTCGGAGACCCGTTGCAGCAGGAGTGGGTTGCCAACTCCCGTGGCCAGCTGTTGGTTCCGGTTGCGCTTACCTGCGGCGGCCTTTTTGATTGGACCAGCGGCCACAATAAGCGCGCGCCCCGATGGATGATTGCGGCAGGTTTGGAGTGGCTCTGGCGGCTCGCACTCGAGCCCCGACGATTAGCAAAGCGCTATGTGGTGGGCAATCCCGCCTTCGTCTTCAGGTTGGTCAAACAAATACTGTCGAAAAAGTTCCAGGACTGA